A region from the Rhodamnia argentea isolate NSW1041297 chromosome 7, ASM2092103v1, whole genome shotgun sequence genome encodes:
- the LOC115749605 gene encoding ubiquitin-conjugating enzyme E2 27 isoform X2, with protein sequence MIDFGRVQKELQECSKDFEASGIKVSPKADNLARLIGTIPGPIGTPYEGGTFQIDITLPDAYPFQPPKMQFATKVWHPNISSQSGAICLDILKDQWSPALTLKTALLSIQALLSAPEPDDPQDAVYLKDYQTFVGTARYWTETFAKTSALGVEEKVQRLVEMGFLESLVRTTLDAVGGDENLALEKLCSA encoded by the exons atgatagACTTTGGCAGGGTGCAGAAGGAGCTCCAGGAATGCAGCAAGGACTTCGAAGCGTCGGGCATCAAAGTGAGCCCTAAAGCCGATAACCTTGCTCGTTTGATCGGCACCATACCTGGTCCTATTGGCACTCCTTATGAAGGCGGCACTTTCCAAATCGACATCACTCTTCCTG ATGCATATCCTTTCCAGCCCCCCAAAATGCAATTTGCAACCAAAGTTTG GCACCCTAATATCAGCAGCCAAAGTGGAGCAATTTGTTTGGACATCTTGAAGGACCAATGGAGCCCAGCACTCACTTTGAAGACTGCACTTCTTTCTATACAAGCATTACTGTCTGCCCCTGAACCTGATGATCCTCAAGATGCAGTG TATCTTAAAGACTACCAGACATTCGTTGGCACGGCACGATATTGGACCGAAACCTTTGCCAAGACATCTGCCCTTGGGGTTGAAGAGAAG GTACAACGACTGGTGGAAATGGGCTTCCTTGAATCTCTTGTGAGGACTACACTTGACGCTGTTGGTGGTGATGAGAACTtggctcttgaaaagctttgcTCTGCCTAG
- the LOC115749605 gene encoding ubiquitin-conjugating enzyme E2 27 isoform X1 codes for MIDFGRVQKELQECSKDFEASGIKVSPKADNLARLIGTIPGPIGTPYEGGTFQIDITLPDAYPFQPPKMQFATKVWHPNISSQSGAICLDILKDQWSPALTLKTALLSIQALLSAPEPDDPQDAVVAQQYLKDYQTFVGTARYWTETFAKTSALGVEEKVQRLVEMGFLESLVRTTLDAVGGDENLALEKLCSA; via the exons atgatagACTTTGGCAGGGTGCAGAAGGAGCTCCAGGAATGCAGCAAGGACTTCGAAGCGTCGGGCATCAAAGTGAGCCCTAAAGCCGATAACCTTGCTCGTTTGATCGGCACCATACCTGGTCCTATTGGCACTCCTTATGAAGGCGGCACTTTCCAAATCGACATCACTCTTCCTG ATGCATATCCTTTCCAGCCCCCCAAAATGCAATTTGCAACCAAAGTTTG GCACCCTAATATCAGCAGCCAAAGTGGAGCAATTTGTTTGGACATCTTGAAGGACCAATGGAGCCCAGCACTCACTTTGAAGACTGCACTTCTTTCTATACAAGCATTACTGTCTGCCCCTGAACCTGATGATCCTCAAGATGCAGTGGTAGCACAACAG TATCTTAAAGACTACCAGACATTCGTTGGCACGGCACGATATTGGACCGAAACCTTTGCCAAGACATCTGCCCTTGGGGTTGAAGAGAAG GTACAACGACTGGTGGAAATGGGCTTCCTTGAATCTCTTGTGAGGACTACACTTGACGCTGTTGGTGGTGATGAGAACTtggctcttgaaaagctttgcTCTGCCTAG